The genomic window AAGCAGCGAGATTATTTCATCGGCCTGAAAAAAATTTGCCATGTTTCGCTCGAAAGTCAAACGAATTCAGCTTCGCTATTGTACTCGTATGATTCTCAGATTCTGATAACTCTTAAACTAACGAAAATCAACCCGCAGTCGAATGAAATCAGATATTGGCTCACGCATCATGAATTCAAATGCCGTTCGTATACGCGTTTCTGAAGACGGGGATCGCGAGCGAATCCTCGCCGTCCATCGGAATGCCTTCGGCGACGAAGAAGGGCCGGTGATTGCAAACCTTGTCGAAGAAATGCTTGCTGATCCTACCGGCAAGCCGATCTTCTCACTTATCGCGGAACGTGGAGGCGATCTCGTCGGCCACGTGCTCTTCACGTCTGCGACTCTGGATTCAAACGACGAAGTCTCGGCCCAGATCCTTGCCCCACTAGCCGTCACTCGCGATCAACACGGCCAGGGCACAGGGAGTCGAATGGTCAAAGATGGGTTCGCCCACCTTGAGGAAGCTGGAGTCGAACTGGTCTTCGTCCTCGGCTACCCGGACTACTACTCAAGATTCGGATTCGCCCCGGCTGGAGCCCGTGGCTTCCAGGCCCCGTATCCAATTCTTCCCAAGAATGCTGACGCCTGGATGGTGCACGAGTTGTCGCCTGGGGCGATCAAGAAATACGACGGGACCGTTCGATGTTCCAAGGCACTGGACCAACCGCAGTATTGGCAAGAGTGACCGATCCCCCAGGACAATCACAACGGCGATTGCCCTTCCTCCTCTGTTGACCCAGCATCGTCGTTTGCGGCTGGATACATGACCGGATCGGGCCGCATGTCAGCGCAATATTCGCCGGGATGGCCTGGTGGCAGGTTGTCCGGTGCGGAGCAACCGGGCGGAACGTGATAGCCTTGATAAAACCCCTTTCCCCTTTTCTCGGTCGAAGAGACCCGCGAGCGAGGATGTCGATTCGAGCAACTATTTGTATCCGTCAGCACCGAAATGGTCACGGCGCCCCCACAGAGCCCTGATAAAACCCCTTTCCCCTTTTCTCGTTCTTTCCCCTTTTCTCGTTGAAAAGCTTCCTTAGTCACCGGAAAACCGGGGCCAGCTCGACCAGCCACAAAGACGTTGCCCTCGCCATCCACTTCCACCGCGTAGGCGCGGTCGTAGTTGGGGCCGCCTAACAACGTCGACCAAACGAGTTTTCCCTCAGCGTCGAACTTGGCAACAAACGCATCGCAGTAACCGCCAGACCCAATCTTGTTGCCGGTCTTATCGTGTTTGGATTGCAAAGCATTTTCGGTGGTCGGAAAGTCAGCAGACCGAGTTCCGCCGACCACACAGACAAATCTTTTATCGTCAACGAAGACATCGCGAGCATGCTCCCACTCGGATCCGCCTAAGAAGGTCGAGAACGTGATCTCGGCACCTTTGAGCGAATGACTCACCAAAATGAAGGCGGTTAACGCCAATAGAAATCGAGATCGGGGCATCTTTGTCGTCTCTTCCGCGGGCCTTGGGCCTGCTATAGCCCAAATATTATCAACAACGCATATGGAAAGCGTATTAGTTTAACCGAACATTTCGGATCAAACGCCGGTCGATAGAATGGGAAGTTAGCTCCTACCAGAAACTGCTGAAAATGGAACACTCACTTATCTACAGTGTCGGCACGCAGGTGGTCGCTCAGAAAGAAGTCATGGCGGCAAACGATCGCATTGCGCACCCGGCGGGCGCTGTCGGTGTGATCGTCCGGTCGCCAGTCGATCGCACCCACGCGTACCGCGTGAAGTTCAGTGATGGTTTCGAGGCTCCGATCCATCACGATCAACTCGTTCGGTTGGCGGAGTTCAAATCCAACAGCATTCGCGACAATGATGCGCCGTTGATGAGCTCTAGATTGTACGATCGCGTGATCTATCGCTGTGTAATCGGATCGCGGGCTTACGGCCTGGAAGACGAAGCGTCGGATACCGATCGCCGTGGAATCTACCTGCCGACGGCCGACCTGCATTGGTCGCTCTTCGGAGTTCCGGAGCAACTGGAAAACGATGAGACGCAGGAGGTTTATTGGGAGCTGCAGAAGTTCATCGTGCTCGCTTTGAAGGCGAACCCGAATGTGCTCGAGTGCCTCTATTCTCCAATCGTTGAGTCGGCGACTCCGCTGGGCGAAGAACTGCTCGAAATGCGATCTGCATTCTTGTCGAAGCTCATCTTCCAGACGTTCTCCGGATACGTGGCATCACAGTT from Roseimaritima ulvae includes these protein-coding regions:
- a CDS encoding nucleotidyltransferase domain-containing protein, which encodes MEHSLIYSVGTQVVAQKEVMAANDRIAHPAGAVGVIVRSPVDRTHAYRVKFSDGFEAPIHHDQLVRLAEFKSNSIRDNDAPLMSSRLYDRVIYRCVIGSRAYGLEDEASDTDRRGIYLPTADLHWSLFGVPEQLENDETQEVYWELQKFIVLALKANPNVLECLYSPIVESATPLGEELLEMRSAFLSKLIFQTFSGYVASQFKKMQTDIRNQGRVKWKHVMHLVRLLLSGTHVLRSGEMMVDVGQYRDRLLTIKRGEMPFAEADSWRKELQSDFESAFKTTKLPDRPDYERANAFLVDARRRAMEESLP
- a CDS encoding GNAT family N-acetyltransferase, with the protein product MKSDIGSRIMNSNAVRIRVSEDGDRERILAVHRNAFGDEEGPVIANLVEEMLADPTGKPIFSLIAERGGDLVGHVLFTSATLDSNDEVSAQILAPLAVTRDQHGQGTGSRMVKDGFAHLEEAGVELVFVLGYPDYYSRFGFAPAGARGFQAPYPILPKNADAWMVHELSPGAIKKYDGTVRCSKALDQPQYWQE
- a CDS encoding SBBP repeat-containing protein; this translates as MPRSRFLLALTAFILVSHSLKGAEITFSTFLGGSEWEHARDVFVDDKRFVCVVGGTRSADFPTTENALQSKHDKTGNKIGSGGYCDAFVAKFDAEGKLVWSTLLGGPNYDRAYAVEVDGEGNVFVAGRAGPGFPVTKEAFQREKGKEREKGKGVLSGLCGGAVTISVLTDTNSCSNRHPRSRVSSTEKRGKGFYQGYHVPPGCSAPDNLPPGHPGEYCADMRPDPVMYPAANDDAGSTEEEGQSPL